One part of the Kryptolebias marmoratus isolate JLee-2015 linkage group LG2, ASM164957v2, whole genome shotgun sequence genome encodes these proteins:
- the LOC108229703 gene encoding mannan-binding lectin serine protease 1-like, whose protein sequence is MRILVISVLFSLGHGAPMPSVMYGSLQSPNFPDPYPRETERRWNISVPHGFRVGLYFSHFHLEPSYLCEYDYVKVEAELQDGGGASADPGRGVPPAAAKESFQKLINTSDLSNVLVLSSSSGPIIRARISVDSACPLLVLILDCTRVTFQLQLHRN, encoded by the exons ATGCG GATCCTGGTGATCTCGGTACTCTTCTCCCTCGGACATGGCGCTCCGATGCCGTCAGTGATGTACGGCAGCCTGCAGTCGCCAAACTTCCCAGATCCGTATCCCCGCGAGACAGAGCGGCGCTGGAACATCAGCGTTCCCCACGGGTTCCGGGTCGGACTCTACTTCAGCCACTTCCACCTGGAGCCGTCCTACCTGTGCGAGTACGACTACGTCAAG GTGGAGGCGGAGCTTCAAGATGGAGGCGGAGCTTCAGCAGATCCTGGCCGCGGTGTCCCACCTGCAGCAGCAAAGGAAAGTTTCCAAAAACTAATCAATACATCAGATCTCAGT AACGTTCTGGTTCTGAGCTCCAGTTCTGGTCCAATAATCAGAGCCAGGATCAGTGTGGACTCAGCCTGTCCCCTGCTGGTCCTGATCCTGGACTGCACCCGGGTcacttttcagctgcagcttcacaggAACTGA
- the clrn1 gene encoding clarin-1, with the protein MPNRQKRVLFSCAGLVGLSCALMAAVAAGLPFWVRGSVLCRTGAELVNATGPELEKFVGELSFGLFHGRRVKQCGLGGRPARFSFFPELLSAIPVGLHVTIIFFCGVVVLFSSVASGFFFFNAFGRPYETLQGPMGLYLWSAICCESPNTPPRHLETLSLSSRRRAAASVLQTKLDGFI; encoded by the exons ATGCCGAACCGACAGAAGCGGGTTCTGTTCTCCTGCGCCGGACTCGTCGGACTCTCGTGCGCCCTGATGGCCGCCGTGGCCGCCGGCCTGCCCTTCTGGGTCCGCGGCTCCGTGCTGTGCCGAACCGGAGCCGAACTCGTCAACGCCACGGGACCAGAACTGGAGAAGTTCGTGGGGGAGCTGAGCTTCGGTCTGTTCCACGGCCGGAGGGTGAAGCAGTGCGGCCTGGGGGGCAGGCCGGCCCGGTTCTCCT TCTTCCCAGAGCTCCTGAGCGCGATCCCTGTGGGCCTCCATGTCACCATcatcttcttctgtggtgttgTGGTCCTCTTCTCCTCCGTGGCctctggcttcttcttcttcaatgCTTTTGGACGACCCTACGAGACGCTGCAAGGCCCCATGGGACTGTACCTGTGGAGCGCCATCTGCTGTGAGTCACCAAACACGCCACCACGCCACCTGGAGACACTTTCactgagcagcagaagaagagcgGCAGCTTCAGTCCTCCAGACCAAACTGGACGGTTTTATTTAG
- the masp1 gene encoding mannan-binding lectin serine protease 1 codes for NSIKNHQKEPISKQNTHVVVVQVEADGEVLALFCGTEETDTEAVPAQRVITSPRNSLSVLFVSDFSNEERYSGFEAHYSAVDVDECSDQSDDDRLCDNFCHNYIGGYYCSCRYGYLLHSDNHTCTVECSSDVFRERFGVLSSVDFPAPYPKSSDCSYRIEVEEGFRLRLLFDPRFDVEDHPEAMCPYDYVKIAAGSRDFGPFCGDRSPGVVQTDSNIVTVRFHSDNSGEHFGWRLTYTSEGSQCPVPETPPNAVMKPVQSEYSFKDHIVFTCEPGYHLLQDREVLDHYQLDCGADGSWSGRPPRCQMVDCRTPKNVDMADVVFGNHDNSTLFGATFRYVCREDGGPPSSSLFRCGPTGEWVDAEGGTELPSCLSACGRPSRALPPQVKRIVGGRTAELGLFPWQVLLSVEDLSRVPEDRWFGSGALLSESWVLTAAHVLRSQRRDTSVVPVAPEHVKVFLGLHRVQDKHLSTSHSVDQIVLHPDFQPSNYNNDIALLRLSQRAELNKLVRPVCLPPPERQGDPPSLLPNSLGVVAGWGISSLNVSSSSSSVTYDLGVTSDLLQYVKLPVVSQDECQASYASRSISYNITNNMFCAGFFEGGRDTCLGDSGGAFVMEVRQRWAVFGLVSWGGPEDCGSQRVYGVYTRVEKYTEWIQNRVHAVPWW; via the exons aattcAATTAAGAATCATCAGAAGGAACCAATCAGCAAACAGAACAcacatgttgttgttgtacaGGTGGAGGCGGACGGGGAGGTTCTGGCATTGTTCTGTGGGACAGAGGAGACCGATACCGAGGCGGTTCCGGCTCAGCGGGTCATCACCTCCCCCAGAAACTCGCTCAGCGTTTTGTTTGTGTCCGACTTCTCCAACGAGGAGCGATACTCAGGCTTCGAGGCTCACTACAGCGCCGTGG aCGTGGACGAGTGCAGCGATCAGAGCGACGACGACCGACTCTGTGATAATTTCTGCCACAACTACATCGGAGGCTACTACTGCTCCTGTCGCTATGGTTACCTGCTGCACTCCGATAACCACACCTGCACAG tgGAATGCAGCAGTGATGTGTTCAGGGAACGCTTCGGAGTTCTGAGCAGCGTGGACTTCCCGGCTCCGTACCCAAAAAGCTCCGACTGCTCGTACCGCATCGAGGTGGAGGAGGGCTtcaggctccgcctcctgttcGACCCTCGCTTTGACGTGGAGGACCACCCTGAGGCCATGTGCCCCTATGACTACGTGAAG ATCGCAGCAGGAAGCAGAGACTTCGGTCCGTTCTGCGGCGATCGATCACCTGGAGTCGTTCAGACCGACAGTAACATCGTCACCGTCCGGTTCCACAGCGACAACTCTGGAGAACACTTCGGCTGGAGGCTCACCTACACCTCTGaag gaagtcagtgtCCGGTGCCTGAGACTCCGCCCAACGCTGTGATGAAGCCCGTCCAATCAGAGTACTCCTTTAAGGATCACATCGTGTTCACCTGTGAGCCTGGGTAccacctgctgcag GACAGGGAGGTTCTGGATCATTACCAGCTGGACTGTGGTGCTGACGGGTCATGGAGCGGCCGGCCTCCCCGGTGTCAGA TGGTGGACTGTCGAACTCCCAAGAACGTCGACATGGCAGACGTGGTGTTtggtaaccatgacaacagcaCACTGTTCGGCGCCACCTTTCGTTACGTCTGCAGGGAGGACGGCGGCCCGCCCAGCAGCA GTTTGTTCAGGTGTGGGCCGACAGGTGAGTGGGTCGATGCTGAAGGAGGAACCGAACTACCAAGCTGTCTGTCAG CCTGTGGACGCCCGTCTCGGGCTCTCCCCCCTCAGGTGAAGCGGATCGTTGGCGGTCGGACTGCGGAGCTGGGCCTCTTCCCCTGGCAGGTTCTGCTCAGTGTGGAGGATCTGTCTCGGGTCCCTGAGGACCGCTGGTTTGGCTCCGGGGCCCTGCTGTCTGAGTCCTGGGTCCTGACAGCTGCCCACGTCCTGCGGTCTCAGAGGAGGGACACGAGCGTCGTCCCCGTGGCCCCCGAGCACGTCAAG GTGTTCCTCGGACTCCACAGAGTCCAAGACAAACACCTGTCCACCAGCCACTCGGTGGACCAGATCGTCCTCCATCCAGACTTCCAGCCCAGCAACTATAACAACGACATCGCCCTGCTGAGGCTGAGCCAGAGGGCGGAGCTTAACAAGCTGGTTCGACCCGTCTGTCTACCACCACCTGAGCGACAG GGCGACCCTCCGTCACTGCTCCCCAACTCTCTGGGTGTGGTTGCTGGTTGGGGGATCTCCAGCCTGAacgtgtcctcctcctcctcctctgtgacCTATGACCTCggggtgacctctgacctcctgcagTACGTGAAGCTGCCGGTAGTCTCTCAGGATGAGTGCCAGGCGAGCTACGCCTCGCGCTCCATCAGCTACAACATCACCAACAACATGTTCTGCGCCGGCTTCTTCGAGGGGGGGCGGGACACCTGCCTGGGGGACAGCGGGGGGGCTTTTGTGATGGAGGTGAGGCAGAGATGGGCGGTGTTTGGGTTGGTGTCCTGGGGGGGTCCAGAGGACTGTGGGAGTCAGAGGGTGTACGGCGTCTACACCCGGGTGGAGAAATACACAGAGTGGATCCAGAACCGGGTCCACGCTGTCCCCTGGTGGTGA